A genomic window from Haladaptatus caseinilyticus includes:
- a CDS encoding DUF354 domain-containing protein, with amino-acid sequence MKVVITIQHPAHVHFFRHVIKALEEDDHDVHVFARDKDIALVLLDHYDIEHTVLAGKANSLSGLARVQATYEARLLHETMRIRPDVMTAIGGVAVSHVAPLVGARSVVWIDNEGAQSHRLTTPLAHVVCTPRRFRDDFGSNHVRYDGYHELAYLHPDRFAPNPDRLREYGVTPDEPYFLIRFRQWSALHDVGQNGFSREAKRDLVSFLSNHGDVYVTSESSLPEEFAEYRLPVPPHLVHDLLAFADLYVGDSATMATEAAVLGTPAVRAQSFAGENDMTNFLELAEYGLLYSTADDRDAVERAKYLVRDADPETFARRRDRLIEDKIDVVDYVTDVLVRTGRRQEVHNKG; translated from the coding sequence ATGAAAGTCGTCATCACCATTCAGCACCCGGCGCACGTCCACTTCTTCCGTCACGTCATTAAAGCGTTGGAGGAAGATGACCACGACGTTCACGTCTTCGCTCGGGACAAGGACATCGCGCTCGTCCTGCTCGATCACTACGACATCGAGCACACCGTCCTCGCCGGAAAGGCGAACTCCCTCTCCGGGCTGGCCCGGGTGCAAGCGACCTACGAAGCGCGCCTGCTCCACGAAACGATGCGAATCCGTCCGGACGTTATGACCGCGATCGGCGGGGTTGCGGTGTCGCACGTCGCCCCGTTGGTCGGTGCACGGAGCGTCGTCTGGATCGACAACGAGGGTGCACAGTCACACCGGCTGACGACGCCGCTGGCACACGTCGTCTGTACTCCTCGTCGATTTCGTGACGATTTCGGTTCGAATCACGTCCGATACGACGGCTACCACGAACTCGCGTACCTCCACCCGGACCGGTTTGCTCCGAACCCCGACCGACTACGGGAATACGGCGTAACTCCCGACGAACCGTATTTCCTCATCCGGTTTCGGCAGTGGTCGGCCCTGCACGATGTGGGCCAGAACGGGTTCTCGCGGGAGGCAAAACGCGATCTCGTTTCGTTTCTTTCCAACCATGGTGACGTGTACGTTACGAGCGAGTCGTCGCTTCCGGAGGAGTTCGCGGAGTATCGACTGCCGGTACCACCGCATCTCGTACACGATTTGCTCGCTTTCGCCGACCTGTACGTCGGTGATTCGGCGACGATGGCGACGGAGGCCGCAGTCCTCGGAACCCCCGCAGTGCGAGCGCAGTCGTTCGCCGGGGAGAACGATATGACCAACTTCCTCGAACTGGCCGAGTACGGACTGCTCTATTCGACCGCGGACGACCGCGATGCAGTGGAACGGGCCAAATATCTCGTCAGGGATGCGGACCCCGAAACCTTCGCGCGACGGCGAGATCGTCTCATCGAGGACAAGATCGACGTCGTTGATTACGTGACAGACGTACTCGTCCGAACTGGACGCAGACAGGAAGTCCATAACAAAGGGTGA
- a CDS encoding glycosyltransferase family 4 protein: MLNLVTNADARFFNEQIRVLGEHGVRGETLSPPGMHRAYDESVTQRSPSDYLRFFPTVFRNSLGEYDLIHANYGLTAPMALAQPRLPVVLSLWGSDLLGEYGWLSKRCARHCDAVIVMSDEMAGELDCDCHVIPHGINLTRFAPMSKSDARNEVGWRQDAKHVLFPYPPTRDVKDFPRAERVVAAAAERIEGTVELQSVFGVPHEEMANYYNAADVLLLPSKSEGSPNSVKEAMACNLPVVTTDVGDVRDRLSAVSPSRVCVSDAELVAGLVDVLSDPRRSNGRENVRDISLGRMGERIRGVYETVL, from the coding sequence GTGCTAAACCTCGTGACGAATGCCGATGCCCGCTTTTTCAACGAGCAAATTCGCGTTCTCGGTGAGCACGGCGTTCGCGGGGAGACGCTCTCGCCGCCAGGAATGCACCGTGCCTATGACGAGTCGGTTACGCAGCGGTCACCGAGCGACTACTTGCGCTTTTTCCCGACCGTCTTCCGAAATTCGCTCGGGGAATACGATCTCATTCACGCGAATTACGGGTTGACAGCGCCGATGGCGCTCGCTCAACCTCGTTTGCCAGTCGTCCTTTCGCTGTGGGGGTCGGACCTCCTCGGCGAGTATGGCTGGCTGAGCAAACGCTGTGCCCGCCACTGTGATGCGGTTATCGTGATGTCCGACGAGATGGCTGGCGAACTCGACTGCGACTGCCACGTCATCCCCCACGGTATCAACCTGACCCGGTTCGCGCCGATGTCGAAATCGGATGCACGCAACGAGGTCGGATGGCGACAGGATGCCAAACACGTGCTGTTTCCGTACCCCCCGACTCGGGACGTGAAGGACTTCCCACGAGCGGAGCGAGTCGTCGCCGCGGCCGCGGAACGCATCGAAGGGACGGTCGAACTCCAGAGCGTTTTCGGCGTTCCACACGAGGAGATGGCGAACTACTACAACGCCGCGGACGTTCTCTTGCTCCCCTCGAAAAGCGAGGGGTCGCCGAACTCCGTCAAGGAGGCGATGGCCTGTAACCTGCCGGTCGTCACGACCGACGTCGGCGACGTCCGGGACCGTTTGTCGGCGGTTTCACCTTCGCGAGTCTGTGTCTCGGACGCCGAACTCGTGGCCGGACTGGTTGACGTACTTTCGGATCCTCGACGGTCGAACGGCCGTGAAAACGTCCGTGACATCAGTCTCGGACGAATGGGCGAACGAATCCGCGGCGTGTACGAAACCGTCCTCTGA
- a CDS encoding DUF354 domain-containing protein — protein sequence MKYLFFTNTPAHVHLYRHAVETLRERGHDVFILGRDYGCTRALLEYYDLPHEIYGKCETTKFSLFRELPEQYFEIFRRARRYRPDLIFGVGSYAAHAGAFTRTPVVVVADSEPTTIDHVVARPFVDTFLTPHTFGKDLGEKHYEFRGFKELAYLHPEVYDPDPIIRNRLGVGPDEEFVIVRFNAFGSHHDVGHSGFSPAKRRQLISALSEQATVFVSDEGGNPAPGDARSFDLHPALLHDALAEASLLVADTQTMVTEAALLGTPAIRSNSFVGESDMGNFLELEREGLIHNFRDFEDVLAKSLTILADDSAKERLCEKRDAYLADKVNLTDVIVDVATKAVPTAKPIERTVAVSRR from the coding sequence ATGAAGTACCTATTTTTCACCAACACGCCCGCGCACGTCCACCTCTATCGACACGCGGTGGAAACCCTGCGCGAGCGTGGACACGACGTGTTCATCCTCGGGCGCGATTACGGCTGTACTCGCGCCCTACTGGAGTATTACGACTTGCCACACGAAATCTACGGGAAGTGTGAGACGACGAAGTTCTCGTTGTTCCGCGAACTGCCCGAACAGTACTTCGAAATCTTCCGGCGTGCCCGTCGATATCGTCCGGACCTCATCTTCGGTGTCGGGTCGTACGCGGCCCACGCCGGAGCGTTCACACGAACCCCGGTCGTCGTCGTGGCGGATTCCGAACCGACGACCATCGACCACGTCGTCGCCCGCCCGTTCGTGGATACGTTCCTCACGCCACACACGTTCGGCAAGGATCTCGGCGAGAAACATTACGAGTTCCGCGGTTTCAAGGAACTCGCGTATCTTCATCCCGAGGTGTACGACCCCGACCCGATCATCCGGAATCGACTCGGCGTCGGGCCGGACGAGGAGTTCGTCATCGTCCGGTTCAACGCATTCGGGTCACACCACGACGTGGGGCATTCCGGATTCTCGCCCGCGAAACGACGGCAGCTCATCTCCGCGCTCTCCGAACAGGCGACGGTGTTCGTCTCGGACGAAGGGGGTAATCCGGCACCCGGCGACGCCCGGTCGTTCGACCTCCATCCGGCACTGCTTCACGACGCGCTGGCGGAAGCGTCCCTGTTGGTTGCGGATACACAGACGATGGTCACGGAGGCCGCATTGCTCGGAACGCCCGCGATTCGGTCGAACTCGTTCGTCGGCGAATCGGACATGGGAAACTTCCTCGAACTCGAACGCGAAGGGCTCATCCACAACTTCCGCGATTTCGAGGACGTGCTGGCAAAATCGCTGACGATTCTCGCGGACGATTCCGCGAAAGAACGGCTGTGTGAGAAACGGGACGCGTACCTCGCGGACAAGGTGAATCTGACCGACGTTATCGTAGACGTTGCCACGAAAGCCGTTCCGACGGCGAAACCGATAGAGCGGACGGTGGCGGTTTCGAGACGATGA